One genomic region from Fundulus heteroclitus isolate FHET01 unplaced genomic scaffold, MU-UCD_Fhet_4.1 scaffold_120, whole genome shotgun sequence encodes:
- the LOC118558279 gene encoding uncharacterized protein LOC118558279: MNSEVLRRDGGEETETRTATDLRETAADEIFPTWAVVLLVLLVLLVLLAVSGGLLFHFRHYLISVYKVEVDSGVESVLLPFKTPVRQPEEVTVIWRNNSGRMVDSNRYKDYQHKQFINKTEMKKNYKSGDFSLTLKNPTDRDSGTYSCTVYDYRSGTILAKKQVLLKVKADSLIMAIDFGSGYSGYAFNLKPREEGGETQLKRWGKELGLDSPKTPTCILFDEHERFLKFGFEAKTAYSNMKGREAEKHYFFEDFKWDILDIVSNIKDLQPELLLPWILLCPLCPDLSSHLETVSLSELSESL, from the exons ATGAACTCTGAGGTGTTGAGGCGCGACGGAGGTGAAGAAACCGAGACGAGAACCGCGACTGATCTGAGGGAAACTGCTGCTGATG AAATCTTTCCAACCTGGGCCGtagttctgctggttctgctggttcttctGGTTCTTCTTGCTGTTTCTGGAggccttttatttcatttcagacATTATTTAATATCAG TCTACAAGGTGGAGGTGGATTCAGGAGTGGAGTCTGTTCTGCTGCCCTTTAAGACTCCAGTCCGTCAGCCTGAAGAAGTCACAGTAATATGGAGAAACAACAGTGGCAGGATGGTCGACAGTAACCGCTACAAAGACTATCAACACAAGCAGTTTATAAACAAAACAGAGAtgaagaaaaattataaatcTGGAGACTTCAGTCTGACCCTGAAGAACCCCACAGACAGAGACTCAGGAACCTACAGCTGCACCGTCTATGATTACAGGTCAGGAACAATCCTGGCTAAGAAACAAGTGCTGCtcaaggtcaaag CTGACTCTCTGATCATGGCCATAGACTTTGGTTCAGGATACAGCGGCTACGCCTTCAATCTAAAACCCAGAGAGGAAGGAGGTGAGACCCAGTTAAAGAGATGGGGTAAAGAACTTGGACTGGACTCCCCAAAGACTCCAACCTGCATCctgtttgatgaacatgaacgATTCCTGAAGTTTGGTTTTGAAGCTAAAACAGCGTACAGCAACATGAAAGGAAGAGAAGCTGAGAAACATTATTTCTTTGAAGACTTCAAGTGGGATATCCTGGACATAGTAAGTAACATTAAAGATCTGCAGCCAGAGCTTCTTCTGCCTTGGATCCTGCTGTGTCCTCTATGTCCAGACCTGTCTTCTCATTTAGAAACTGTGTCACTTTCTGAATTATCTGAGAGTTTATAG